One Dysosmobacter welbionis DNA segment encodes these proteins:
- the rpsO gene encoding 30S ribosomal protein S15: MLRKEQKTAIIDANRTHEGDTGSPEVQVAILTERINVLTEHMRNNPQDKHSNRGLLQMVGKRRRLLDYLQKKDIERYRALIAKLGIRK; the protein is encoded by the coding sequence ATGCTGCGCAAAGAACAGAAGACCGCGATCATCGACGCCAACCGCACCCACGAGGGGGACACCGGCTCTCCCGAGGTCCAGGTGGCCATCCTCACCGAGCGGATCAACGTGCTGACCGAGCACATGCGGAACAACCCCCAGGACAAGCATTCCAACCGCGGCCTGCTGCAGATGGTCGGCAAGCGCCGCCGTCTGCTGGACTACCTCCAGAAGAAGGACATCGAGCGCTATCGTGCCCTCATCGCCAAGCTGGGCATCCGGAAGTGA
- a CDS encoding polyribonucleotide nucleotidyltransferase, protein MSTIITKRQFPNYHKYEMELAGRPLTMEVGKLAELANAAVMVGYGDTRVLCCVTAAPRPRDGIDFFPLSVDFEEKLYSVGRIPGSFNRREGRPGEKGILTSRVIDRPIRPLFPSDFRNDVSVMCTVMSVDHDCTPEIAALIGTSAALAISDIPWNGPVGALKVGLVDGKLVFNPDSEQRKVSDLDVTVVSTRKKVVMIEAGANEVPNDKMFEAIKMAHEENQKIIALIDQMVSEVGKPKFEYPHADFNQELFDKIVADFMDEAKAAMDTDDKNIREARWNAMIEKWHEKYLEEYPDMDQYLEEFTYKFQKKIVKQWLLEGHRVDGRQKNEIRPLAAEVGVLPRTHGSGLFTRGQTQVLSVCTLDTLSANQKLDTIWEETEKRYMHHYNFPGYSVGEAKPARSPGRREIGHGALAERALVPVLPSVEEFPYAIRVVSEVLSSNGSTSQGSICGSTLALMDAGVPIKAPVAGISCGLIQDDDGSFTTFIDIQGVEDFHGEMDFKVGGTKKGITAIQMDLKNDGLTMEIIKEALDITYDARCEILDQIMLPAISEPRKEVSKYAPKMLTMHIDPSKIREVIGSGGKVIQKIVADTGAKIDINDDGSIFIAGVDAASCDAAKKCIDDIVFVPEVGALYYGRVVRLMTFGAFVELAPGKDGLVHISKLADHRIEKVEDACKVGDMMWVKVTDIDEKGRVNLSHKDAVKEIKAKEAAGERIK, encoded by the coding sequence ATGTCAACCATTATCACCAAGAGACAATTCCCCAACTACCACAAGTACGAGATGGAGCTGGCGGGCCGCCCCCTGACCATGGAGGTGGGCAAGCTGGCGGAGCTGGCCAACGCCGCCGTCATGGTGGGCTACGGCGACACCCGGGTGCTCTGCTGCGTCACTGCGGCGCCCCGCCCCCGGGACGGCATCGACTTCTTCCCCCTGAGCGTAGATTTTGAGGAGAAGCTGTACTCCGTGGGCCGCATCCCCGGTTCCTTCAACCGGCGGGAGGGCCGCCCCGGCGAGAAGGGCATCCTAACCAGCCGTGTCATCGACCGGCCCATCCGGCCCCTGTTCCCCTCCGACTTCCGCAATGACGTGTCCGTCATGTGCACGGTCATGAGCGTGGACCACGACTGCACGCCAGAGATCGCCGCCCTGATCGGCACCTCCGCCGCCCTGGCCATCTCCGACATCCCCTGGAACGGCCCCGTGGGCGCCCTGAAGGTGGGCCTTGTGGACGGCAAGCTGGTGTTCAACCCCGACAGCGAGCAGCGCAAGGTCAGCGACCTGGACGTCACCGTGGTCTCCACCCGCAAAAAGGTGGTCATGATCGAGGCCGGCGCCAACGAGGTCCCCAACGACAAGATGTTCGAGGCCATCAAGATGGCCCATGAGGAGAACCAGAAGATCATCGCCCTGATCGATCAGATGGTCTCCGAGGTGGGCAAGCCCAAGTTTGAGTATCCTCACGCGGATTTCAACCAGGAGCTGTTCGACAAGATCGTGGCGGACTTCATGGACGAGGCCAAGGCCGCCATGGACACCGACGACAAGAACATCCGGGAGGCCCGCTGGAACGCCATGATCGAGAAGTGGCACGAGAAGTATCTGGAGGAATATCCGGATATGGACCAGTACCTGGAGGAGTTCACCTACAAGTTCCAGAAGAAGATCGTCAAGCAGTGGCTTCTGGAGGGCCACCGCGTGGACGGCCGCCAGAAGAACGAGATCCGGCCCCTGGCCGCCGAGGTGGGCGTGCTGCCCCGGACCCACGGCTCCGGCCTCTTCACCCGTGGCCAGACCCAGGTGCTTTCCGTCTGCACCCTGGACACCCTCTCCGCCAACCAGAAGCTGGACACCATCTGGGAGGAGACGGAGAAGCGGTATATGCACCACTACAACTTCCCCGGCTACTCCGTAGGCGAGGCCAAGCCCGCCCGTTCCCCCGGCCGCCGGGAGATCGGCCACGGTGCTCTGGCGGAGCGGGCTCTGGTGCCCGTGCTCCCCTCTGTGGAGGAGTTCCCCTACGCCATCCGCGTGGTGTCTGAGGTGTTGAGCTCCAACGGCTCCACCTCCCAGGGCTCCATCTGCGGCTCCACCCTGGCCCTGATGGACGCCGGCGTGCCCATCAAGGCCCCTGTGGCCGGCATCTCCTGCGGCCTGATCCAGGACGACGACGGCTCCTTCACCACCTTCATCGACATCCAGGGCGTGGAGGATTTCCACGGCGAGATGGACTTCAAGGTGGGCGGTACCAAGAAGGGCATCACCGCCATCCAGATGGACCTGAAGAACGACGGCCTCACCATGGAGATCATCAAGGAGGCCCTGGACATCACCTATGACGCCCGGTGCGAGATCCTGGATCAGATCATGCTGCCCGCCATCTCCGAGCCCCGCAAGGAGGTCAGCAAGTACGCGCCCAAGATGCTGACCATGCACATCGACCCCTCCAAGATCCGGGAGGTCATCGGCTCCGGCGGCAAGGTCATCCAGAAGATCGTGGCCGACACCGGCGCCAAGATCGACATCAACGACGACGGCTCCATCTTCATCGCCGGCGTGGACGCCGCCAGCTGCGACGCCGCCAAGAAGTGCATTGATGACATTGTGTTCGTCCCGGAGGTGGGCGCGCTGTACTACGGCCGCGTGGTGCGGCTGATGACCTTTGGCGCCTTCGTGGAGCTGGCCCCCGGCAAGGACGGACTGGTCCACATCTCCAAGCTGGCGGACCACCGGATCGAGAAGGTGGAGGACGCCTGCAAGGTGGGCGACATGATGTGGGTGAAGGTCACCGACATTGACGAGAAGGGCCGTGTCAACCTCTCTCACAAGGATGCTGTGAAGGAGATCAAGGCCAAGGAAGCCGCCGGCGAGCGGATCAAATAA